Proteins from one Acidobacteriota bacterium genomic window:
- a CDS encoding FAD-dependent oxidoreductase has product MNNKLSRRKFLASLSASTLVPGLLGTVTDVVAASQQKARTDETVVVIGAGAAGLGAARKLKLAGVKVIVLEARDRIGGRVWTDRSLKNLPLDLGASWIHGIEGNPLTALVRQYEIETVSTDYDNVALYDAQGTAFTDRQQDQLDTRYSRIMRRVRRQGERAQQQGRPDASLQSAISAAIAENSWTAEEKLQFDYLINTNLEHEFAADASELSWFSWDEGEEIVGGDVLFPGGYGQIFSRLAEGLDIRFGQVVQKIEYSESQVTVVTRQGSIVAQRLIVTVPLGVLKRGSIQFSPALPERKQAAIQRLGMGLLNKVFLHFPRVFWDRESDLLGYIGPRKGEWAEWYNFFKFTGEPVLLGFNAATYARRLEALSNEAIVADAMTALRRMYGNSIPAPDGSTVTRWASDPLSFGSYSFLAPGSSASDRDALAEPVSNRLFFAGEATFRDFPATVHGALLSGEREAARILSLAKPAARVLLSR; this is encoded by the coding sequence ATGAACAACAAACTCTCCCGCCGAAAATTTCTTGCATCGTTGTCTGCTTCAACCCTTGTTCCAGGGTTGCTTGGAACTGTGACCGATGTGGTGGCTGCTTCCCAGCAGAAAGCCCGGACGGATGAAACCGTTGTCGTCATTGGCGCTGGGGCTGCCGGGCTGGGGGCGGCACGTAAATTGAAACTTGCCGGAGTGAAAGTGATTGTGTTGGAAGCTCGCGACCGGATTGGTGGTCGTGTCTGGACAGATCGGTCACTGAAAAACCTTCCGCTGGATTTGGGCGCCTCGTGGATTCACGGAATTGAGGGCAATCCACTCACTGCGCTGGTACGCCAGTATGAGATTGAGACGGTTTCGACCGACTATGACAATGTGGCTCTGTATGATGCTCAAGGCACAGCGTTTACCGACCGTCAACAAGATCAACTTGATACACGATATTCGCGCATTATGCGTCGGGTGAGGCGTCAGGGGGAACGTGCCCAGCAACAGGGCCGACCAGATGCGTCGCTGCAAAGTGCGATTTCGGCTGCGATTGCTGAGAACTCCTGGACCGCAGAAGAAAAACTCCAGTTTGATTACCTGATCAACACCAACCTTGAACACGAATTTGCGGCTGATGCCAGTGAATTATCCTGGTTTTCCTGGGATGAAGGCGAAGAAATTGTCGGTGGCGATGTGTTGTTTCCTGGCGGCTATGGTCAGATTTTTTCACGTCTGGCTGAGGGGCTGGATATTCGGTTTGGGCAGGTGGTGCAGAAAATCGAATATTCTGAATCGCAGGTCACCGTCGTCACCCGTCAGGGGTCAATCGTGGCACAACGATTGATTGTGACCGTTCCGCTCGGAGTCCTTAAACGTGGGAGTATCCAGTTTTCACCCGCCTTGCCGGAACGGAAGCAGGCGGCGATTCAACGACTTGGAATGGGGCTCCTGAATAAAGTCTTTTTGCATTTTCCACGGGTCTTCTGGGACCGTGAAAGTGATTTGCTTGGCTATATTGGACCGCGCAAAGGCGAATGGGCTGAGTGGTATAACTTTTTTAAATTCACTGGTGAACCGGTTTTGCTTGGCTTTAATGCCGCCACCTATGCGCGTCGGCTGGAAGCGCTTTCCAATGAAGCGATTGTGGCTGATGCCATGACTGCCCTGCGGCGAATGTATGGAAACTCAATCCCGGCGCCGGATGGCTCGACGGTGACCCGCTGGGCTTCAGATCCACTGAGTTTTGGCTCATATTCATTTCTGGCGCCGGGGAGTTCGGCATCTGATCGTGACGCGCTGGCCGAACCAGTTTCCAATCGCCTCTTTTTTGCCGGTGAAGCGACGTTTCGTGATTTCCCAGCCACGGTTCACGGGGCGTTGCTTTCCGGCGAACGCGAAGCCGCACGCATCCTTTCACTCGCAAAACCGGCTGCGCGTGTTTTGTTGTCCCGGTAA
- a CDS encoding CapA family protein: MPPPPVVSAPVDIWLGGDVHLGHGNTNVLTPLTSITQNAVGIINLEGAAAETSSLREGIVLLNAPHRLALLKEAGVAVAGVANNHAGDAGEQSLLHTIEQVRTAGLQPVGDIAGAAVIERQGTRLVVTAHDLTSGVPPRLAEELRSARAQGDVLIATFHVTGPPSYLPSKELKQAVDVALSAGAQVIAAHGSHLPGPIERRGTAVIFWGLGNLAFDCDCTTEKDALVARITFDQGQVIKAQVFPIEAGLNGAPARPSSNPAGMFELLTAIGSTRFKPGTESVLVE; the protein is encoded by the coding sequence GTGCCTCCTCCACCAGTTGTTTCAGCACCAGTTGACATCTGGCTCGGCGGAGACGTTCATCTGGGTCACGGGAACACAAACGTCCTGACGCCACTTACCTCAATCACTCAAAACGCAGTTGGAATTATCAACCTCGAAGGCGCCGCGGCTGAAACATCGTCACTCCGGGAAGGAATCGTGTTGCTCAATGCGCCACACCGACTGGCACTGTTGAAGGAAGCTGGCGTTGCCGTGGCTGGTGTGGCCAATAATCACGCTGGCGATGCTGGTGAGCAAAGTCTTTTGCACACGATTGAGCAGGTTCGAACGGCTGGTTTGCAGCCAGTCGGAGACATCGCCGGAGCCGCCGTGATTGAACGGCAGGGAACACGTCTTGTCGTGACGGCCCACGATTTAACCAGTGGGGTTCCTCCACGATTGGCTGAAGAACTTCGAAGTGCACGTGCCCAGGGTGATGTTTTGATCGCGACGTTTCACGTGACGGGGCCGCCTTCCTATTTGCCGTCCAAGGAGTTAAAGCAGGCCGTTGATGTTGCTCTGAGTGCTGGTGCTCAAGTGATTGCGGCTCATGGCAGTCATTTACCCGGTCCAATTGAACGGCGTGGAACGGCGGTTATTTTCTGGGGACTTGGGAATCTGGCGTTTGATTGTGACTGCACTACTGAAAAAGACGCCCTCGTGGCCAGAATCACTTTCGATCAAGGGCAAGTCATAAAAGCCCAGGTGTTTCCCATCGAAGCCGGGCTCAACGGAGCCCCCGCCCGCCCATCATCCAATCCAGCCGGAATGTTTGAGTTGCTGACCGCGATTGGAAGCACCAGATTCAAGCCAGGCACAGAAAGTGTGCTGGTCGAATAG
- a CDS encoding SUMF1/EgtB/PvdO family nonheme iron enzyme, with the protein MLAPGTVLQDRYRIVRQLGKGGMGTVYEAHHTKLKHTVAVKETFFLEDHLTKAFEREAQLLAGLSHPALPKVSDYFSEGEGYFLVMEFVPGKDLSALLAERGTAFPVEHVLWWADELLDALEYLHSRQPPVIHRDIKPANLKLAANGKIFLLDFGLAKGLHTQMSRVTGPGGASVQAYTPGYAPVEQMQGSGTDARSDIFSLGATLYHLITGAPPVDALTRAMNVGFGDSDPLRPAHVVNLEINPALSMVLHKALALKSEGRPATATEFRRILREATKRKEPVRPVEPSIPSDPVPANPEVMSGEAETVVSTKPFQVPLPEPEAFQTRPMVDQSAQTVADTLQSGRTKAAPAMPAPQPPPMMSPTIPAPPVISPAVPAMNQASPKNQKWLILLVLAALVVGVIVIALNWKSESFKNSIEMEFVLIPAGEFQMGSTQSDDEKPVHKVKISEGFYLGKYEVTQAEWEGVMGNNPSNFKGDRLPVENVSWDECQKFLEKLSAKKDGYTYRLPSEAEWEYACRAGTTGDHAGNLDEMAWYSSNSGSKPHPVGQKKPNEWGLHDMHGNVWEWCQDWYQGSYNGAPTDGRAWELGADKQFRVMRGGSWHGNAGFCRSADRSGLIPEYVGRNYGFRVVAVRAVSN; encoded by the coding sequence ATGCTTGCACCTGGAACAGTTTTACAGGACCGGTATCGGATTGTGCGTCAGCTTGGTAAAGGCGGAATGGGCACGGTGTATGAAGCTCACCACACCAAACTCAAACACACAGTAGCAGTAAAAGAGACATTCTTTTTGGAAGACCACCTGACCAAAGCGTTTGAACGCGAAGCGCAGTTGCTGGCGGGACTGAGCCACCCGGCGCTGCCGAAAGTCAGTGATTACTTTAGCGAGGGAGAAGGATATTTTCTGGTGATGGAGTTTGTCCCAGGAAAGGATCTGAGTGCCTTGCTGGCGGAACGAGGCACGGCATTTCCGGTTGAACACGTTTTGTGGTGGGCGGACGAGCTGCTGGATGCGCTGGAATATCTGCATAGTCGGCAACCACCAGTGATTCATCGGGACATCAAGCCCGCAAACCTCAAACTGGCGGCGAACGGCAAGATTTTTCTGCTTGATTTTGGATTGGCGAAAGGGCTGCACACACAGATGTCACGCGTCACGGGACCAGGTGGAGCGAGTGTGCAAGCCTACACACCGGGCTACGCGCCAGTCGAGCAAATGCAAGGGTCAGGGACGGACGCCCGGAGCGATATATTTTCACTGGGGGCAACGCTGTATCACTTGATAACCGGCGCGCCGCCAGTGGATGCGCTCACTCGTGCGATGAATGTGGGCTTTGGAGATTCGGATCCGCTCCGCCCAGCGCATGTCGTCAACCTGGAGATCAATCCAGCACTTTCGATGGTGCTCCACAAAGCGCTGGCATTGAAGTCAGAGGGACGTCCAGCAACGGCAACGGAGTTTCGGCGGATACTCCGGGAAGCAACCAAAAGAAAGGAACCAGTCAGGCCAGTTGAACCTTCAATCCCTTCGGATCCAGTACCAGCAAACCCAGAAGTGATGTCGGGCGAAGCCGAAACCGTAGTCAGTACCAAACCATTTCAGGTGCCGTTACCTGAGCCGGAAGCTTTTCAAACTCGACCGATGGTTGACCAGTCAGCGCAAACAGTGGCGGATACCCTACAATCAGGGCGAACAAAAGCGGCACCCGCCATGCCTGCACCACAGCCTCCCCCAATGATGAGCCCAACGATTCCAGCGCCGCCGGTGATATCCCCAGCGGTGCCGGCGATGAACCAGGCATCTCCCAAGAACCAAAAGTGGTTGATTCTATTGGTGTTGGCGGCACTGGTGGTTGGGGTGATTGTGATTGCCTTAAATTGGAAATCGGAGTCGTTCAAAAACAGTATCGAGATGGAATTTGTCTTGATTCCAGCGGGAGAGTTTCAGATGGGGTCAACCCAGTCTGATGATGAAAAGCCAGTGCATAAAGTAAAAATCAGCGAGGGATTTTATCTTGGGAAATATGAAGTGACTCAGGCGGAGTGGGAGGGAGTGATGGGGAACAATCCGTCCAATTTTAAAGGTGACAGATTGCCGGTGGAAAATGTATCGTGGGATGAGTGCCAGAAATTCCTGGAAAAACTGAGTGCGAAAAAAGACGGCTACACCTATCGGTTGCCGAGCGAAGCGGAATGGGAATATGCGTGTCGAGCCGGGACAACAGGCGACCATGCGGGAAATTTGGATGAAATGGCGTGGTATAGCAGTAATTCAGGGAGTAAACCCCACCCGGTAGGTCAAAAGAAGCCAAACGAATGGGGATTGCACGACATGCACGGAAACGTGTGGGAGTGGTGTCAAGACTGGTATCAGGGTAGCTACAATGGAGCACCAACGGATGGGCGTGCCTGGGAGTTGGGAGCCGATAAACAGTTCCGCGTGATGCGAGGTGGTTCTTGGCACGGCAATGCTGGTTTCTGCCGGTCGGCGGACCGTAGCGGGCTTATCCCGGAGTACGTCGGCAGGAACTACGGTTTTCGGGTGGTTGCGGTGAGGGCTGTAAGTAATTAA
- the tnpA gene encoding IS200/IS605 family transposase, which yields MAHSYVHLIYHIVFATKDRYPLITEPIRDRLFEYLGGMIRQTGGVSLGVGGTNNHVHILAKIRQDKALSDVIKDLKANSTNWVHETFPTGQKFYWQSGYGAFTVSESQVEVVRNYVLNQEKHHQKRTFEEEFIQLLRMHGVEFDERYLWK from the coding sequence ATGGCTCATTCATACGTCCATTTGATTTATCACATTGTGTTCGCCACCAAAGACCGGTATCCATTGATAACCGAACCAATTCGGGACCGGCTTTTTGAATATCTTGGCGGAATGATTCGGCAAACAGGCGGTGTGTCCCTGGGAGTCGGTGGAACCAACAATCACGTTCATATTCTGGCAAAAATTCGCCAGGATAAAGCGTTGTCGGATGTGATCAAGGATTTGAAAGCCAATTCGACCAATTGGGTTCACGAAACATTTCCCACTGGTCAAAAATTCTACTGGCAGAGCGGATATGGAGCATTCACGGTGAGCGAATCACAGGTGGAAGTTGTGCGAAACTATGTGCTCAACCAGGAAAAACATCACCAGAAACGCACATTTGAGGAAGAGTTCATCCAGTTGCTCCGCATGCATGGCGTTGAATTTGATGAGCGGTATTTATGGAAGTAA
- a CDS encoding serine/threonine-protein kinase: MPQLDSQEDLIIKRALEQGLLDEADLNRFGDMDTLAQLPQQSPSKWGRRIDFFILKGRLDEDTVRALAGREVFASTEPLLGKGETTVLRPSTLTVGQVFHGLLVHSQLGEGAMGAAYLASHPVLKSPLIIKTFKSSPEANLFKEAHLAARVASPYVVNVLDAGIENGLPFTVLRYVDGIDLWELTTRVMSLGRLLPTSVVTRIVIDAAQGLHTIHQAGVVHRDVKPPNLFLSGDGTTILGDFGIAVDTSTSHEPPNIAGTLMFMAPEQALSSGLDRRSDIYSLGATGHYLATGKFVVEAHNLVELAKAQCHPYTPPATDDPSKAYFFSVISRMLRHQPEDRYQTAETTARMLKVIAEPIPRYTLATSSEAVVGKIRLVLQVGDIATQEVGVIVNAANTMMLMRVGVAGALHRAGGPEIEQEAQTHAPVPMGEVVWTKAGNLRAAWIAHAVAAIDGAICLQRCTLRTLLGAEARLQSSIAFPALGSGVGEVPMDLVAKLMLEAIRTFASLQLPSVRLIKIVLRDQDTLTRWQTILQAM, from the coding sequence ATGCCTCAACTCGACAGCCAGGAAGATCTCATCATTAAACGGGCGCTGGAACAGGGATTACTCGACGAAGCCGATCTCAATCGGTTTGGCGATATGGATACTCTGGCCCAGCTTCCCCAACAGTCGCCATCCAAATGGGGGCGGCGGATTGATTTTTTTATTCTCAAAGGGCGACTGGACGAAGACACGGTCCGGGCACTGGCGGGCCGCGAAGTCTTTGCCAGCACCGAACCGCTGCTTGGAAAAGGCGAAACCACCGTTTTAAGGCCGTCAACTCTGACCGTGGGCCAGGTATTTCACGGATTGCTGGTTCATAGCCAGCTTGGCGAAGGCGCTATGGGTGCCGCCTATCTGGCCAGTCATCCGGTTTTAAAATCGCCGTTGATCATCAAAACTTTTAAATCTTCACCAGAAGCCAATCTGTTCAAGGAAGCTCATCTGGCGGCTCGCGTGGCCTCTCCGTATGTGGTGAATGTACTTGATGCCGGAATTGAAAATGGTCTGCCGTTTACGGTTCTGCGGTACGTGGATGGAATTGACCTCTGGGAATTGACCACTCGCGTGATGAGTCTTGGGCGCTTGCTTCCAACCAGTGTTGTGACGCGCATTGTCATTGATGCGGCTCAGGGATTGCACACAATTCATCAGGCGGGGGTCGTTCACCGGGATGTCAAACCACCCAATCTGTTCTTAAGCGGAGATGGCACCACGATTTTAGGCGATTTCGGAATTGCGGTTGATACCAGCACGTCACATGAACCGCCAAACATTGCCGGGACACTCATGTTTATGGCACCCGAACAGGCTCTGAGTAGTGGGCTGGACCGACGGAGTGATATTTATTCGTTGGGTGCCACCGGACATTACCTTGCTACTGGCAAATTTGTCGTCGAAGCTCACAATCTGGTCGAACTGGCCAAAGCTCAGTGCCATCCGTACACTCCGCCGGCAACTGATGACCCAAGCAAAGCCTACTTCTTTTCAGTTATTTCCCGAATGCTTAGACATCAACCGGAGGACCGCTACCAGACGGCTGAAACCACGGCCCGGATGCTCAAAGTGATTGCCGAACCGATACCGCGCTACACACTGGCAACCTCATCAGAAGCTGTGGTTGGAAAAATCCGGCTGGTCCTTCAGGTGGGCGACATCGCAACCCAGGAAGTCGGCGTCATCGTCAATGCCGCCAATACCATGATGTTGATGCGAGTTGGTGTCGCCGGCGCCCTGCACCGCGCCGGAGGACCCGAAATTGAACAAGAAGCTCAAACACACGCCCCAGTTCCAATGGGTGAAGTCGTCTGGACGAAAGCCGGGAATCTCCGCGCCGCCTGGATTGCCCACGCGGTGGCGGCGATTGATGGAGCGATTTGTTTGCAACGCTGCACCCTGCGAACTTTGTTGGGTGCCGAAGCCCGATTACAGTCCTCGATTGCCTTTCCGGCGCTTGGCTCTGGCGTCGGCGAAGTTCCAATGGATCTCGTTGCCAAACTGATGCTCGAAGCCATTCGCACCTTCGCCAGCCTGCAACTGCCTTCCGTGCGACTGATCAAAATCGTGCTTCGTGACCAGGACACCCTGACCCGCTGGCAGACGATTTTGCAGGCGATGTAG